From the Pseudarthrobacter sp. MM222 genome, one window contains:
- the murD gene encoding UDP-N-acetylmuramoyl-L-alanine--D-glutamate ligase, with protein MGGAPVTGPIPAALTTSPRLKDLVSWDSAWTGLRVVVTGIGVSGFAAADTLIELGARVVVVDAATSPKAHAQADTLRIVGAVDVLLGEEAVLTVPKIDGEKPDLIVTSPGWRPDQSLLASAARAHIPVWGDVELAWRVRERQGRKTADWLTITGTNGKTTTVGLTESMLQAAGLKALAVGNVGTPILDALRDPVEYDVLAVELSSFQLHWSHSVSPVASVCLNVAEDHVDWHGSYASYLADKAKVYENTQKACVYNAEQVETERMVEEAEVVEGCRAVGFTTLTPAISMVGVVEGLLVDRAFIAERKDSAVELAPIADLGPVAPRHMVANALAAAALVRAYGVEPSAVRQGLLNHLPGDHRIQVVARHDGVLWINDSKATNPHAAAASLSTFDHVVWIAGGLSKGVNYDALVREQAKRLKAVVLIGTDSGDLLSALQRHAPDVPVIGPAKGQTEDVQTAGPAHADAGPPPIFGETVMAQAVAAAAQLAASGDTVLLAPAAASMDQFSSYAHRGDAFIEAVRELVEGQAQTSEE; from the coding sequence ATGGGTGGTGCTCCTGTGACCGGCCCCATTCCCGCAGCGCTCACCACGTCACCCCGGCTGAAGGACCTGGTTAGCTGGGATTCGGCTTGGACCGGCCTGCGCGTGGTCGTGACCGGCATCGGCGTCTCCGGCTTCGCCGCCGCCGACACCCTGATCGAACTCGGCGCCCGGGTGGTGGTGGTGGACGCCGCCACCAGCCCGAAGGCGCATGCGCAGGCGGACACGCTCCGGATCGTCGGCGCCGTGGACGTGCTGCTGGGCGAGGAAGCCGTCCTCACGGTTCCCAAGATCGACGGCGAAAAACCGGATCTGATCGTCACCTCACCGGGCTGGCGGCCGGACCAGTCGTTGCTGGCATCCGCCGCACGGGCGCACATCCCTGTCTGGGGCGACGTCGAACTCGCCTGGCGGGTCCGCGAACGCCAAGGCCGCAAGACCGCGGACTGGCTGACCATCACCGGCACCAACGGCAAAACGACCACGGTGGGCCTGACCGAGTCCATGCTGCAGGCCGCCGGGCTCAAGGCCCTCGCCGTCGGCAACGTCGGCACGCCGATCCTGGACGCCCTCCGGGACCCGGTGGAATACGACGTCCTCGCCGTCGAACTCTCAAGCTTCCAGCTGCACTGGAGCCACTCCGTGTCGCCGGTCGCCAGTGTGTGCCTCAACGTCGCCGAAGACCATGTGGACTGGCACGGCTCCTACGCCTCCTACCTGGCCGACAAGGCGAAGGTCTACGAGAACACCCAAAAGGCGTGCGTCTACAACGCGGAGCAGGTCGAAACCGAACGCATGGTGGAGGAAGCGGAAGTAGTGGAGGGGTGCCGAGCCGTGGGCTTCACCACGCTTACCCCGGCGATCAGCATGGTCGGCGTCGTGGAAGGGCTCCTGGTGGACCGCGCGTTCATCGCCGAACGCAAGGACAGCGCCGTGGAGCTGGCCCCCATCGCCGACTTGGGCCCGGTGGCCCCCCGGCACATGGTGGCCAACGCCCTCGCCGCCGCCGCCCTGGTCCGGGCCTACGGGGTGGAGCCCTCCGCGGTCCGCCAGGGCCTGCTGAACCACCTGCCGGGCGACCACCGTATCCAAGTCGTCGCCCGCCACGACGGCGTGCTCTGGATCAACGACTCCAAGGCCACCAATCCCCATGCGGCGGCCGCCTCCTTGTCCACGTTCGACCACGTCGTCTGGATCGCCGGCGGGCTTTCCAAAGGCGTCAACTACGACGCGCTGGTCCGGGAGCAGGCCAAGCGGCTCAAGGCAGTGGTGCTGATCGGTACCGACTCCGGCGACCTCCTGTCCGCGCTGCAGCGACACGCGCCGGATGTCCCCGTGATCGGGCCGGCGAAGGGCCAGACTGAAGACGTGCAGACTGCCGGACCGGCCCATGCCGACGCAGGCCCACCGCCGATTTTTGGTGAGACTGTGATGGCCCAGGCCGTCGCCGCGGCCGCGCAGCTGGCCGCTTCGGGGGACACTGTGCTGCTGGCCCCGGCGGCTGCATCCATGGATCAGTTCTCTTCCTACGCTCACCGTGGCGACGCCTTCATCGAAGCTGTCCGCGAGCTCGTGGAAGGGCAGGCTCAGACCAGCGAGGAGTAA
- the ftsW gene encoding putative lipid II flippase FtsW, giving the protein MVSTPTRTPAKPGAAQSPSGKAPGAPGQAAGPVPAKRLSPLGRARGWSRGFWSALEGTGKSRNGSTYYLILGATLALTAIGILMVLSASSVEAIAAGESPYSAAMKQGMFAAIGLFCMFLLSRVNVVWLKRFAWLAILLALALLVLVLLMGRSALGNKNWIDIGPFTFQPSEAAKLALALWMATVLGAKAKLLSQSKHALIPVGPVAALVIGLILAGNDLGTAMIVMMITAAALFFAGVRLYIFGIGGIVLGAATAVLAITSPNRVCRILSWTGQTCADGSDLNYQSTNGLYGLASGGWFGVGLGQSRQKYSWIPEAHNDFIFAIIGEELGLIGTLVVLVLFGILGTAIYRVVVAQKDMFHRVLAGTIMVWLLGQATVNMAVVTGLAPVVGIPLPFISYGGSALLMSLCAIGVVLSLARAQMAPGMQPKGMFRFGPAGLARSLRKRAAARAARNADTAPSSPAPQHGAPKTAAPSYPAPANPALTNPAPKNPAARNPARNPAPKNPARKRK; this is encoded by the coding sequence ATGGTCAGCACGCCCACACGCACCCCGGCCAAGCCCGGCGCCGCCCAGTCCCCATCCGGGAAAGCACCCGGTGCGCCGGGCCAGGCCGCCGGACCGGTGCCCGCCAAGCGGCTCTCGCCCCTGGGCAGGGCCCGCGGCTGGTCGCGGGGATTCTGGTCCGCGCTGGAAGGCACGGGCAAGTCCCGCAACGGCTCGACGTATTACCTGATCCTCGGCGCCACGCTGGCACTGACCGCAATCGGGATTCTGATGGTGCTTTCGGCTTCCAGCGTGGAGGCCATCGCGGCGGGGGAGTCGCCCTACTCGGCTGCCATGAAGCAGGGCATGTTCGCCGCCATCGGGCTCTTCTGCATGTTCCTGCTCTCGCGGGTCAATGTCGTCTGGCTCAAGCGGTTCGCGTGGCTGGCAATTCTCCTGGCGCTGGCCCTGCTCGTCCTGGTGCTCCTGATGGGGCGCAGCGCCCTGGGCAACAAAAACTGGATCGACATCGGACCCTTCACGTTCCAGCCATCCGAGGCGGCCAAACTGGCCCTTGCGCTCTGGATGGCCACGGTACTCGGCGCCAAGGCCAAGCTCCTGAGCCAGTCCAAGCACGCACTGATTCCCGTTGGCCCGGTCGCGGCGCTCGTCATCGGGCTCATCCTCGCCGGCAACGACCTCGGTACGGCCATGATCGTCATGATGATCACCGCCGCGGCACTCTTCTTCGCAGGAGTCCGGCTCTACATCTTCGGCATCGGCGGGATCGTACTCGGCGCCGCCACGGCCGTGCTGGCCATCACCAGCCCCAACCGCGTCTGCCGCATCCTGTCCTGGACCGGCCAGACCTGCGCCGACGGCTCGGACCTGAACTACCAGTCGACCAACGGCCTCTACGGTCTCGCCTCCGGCGGGTGGTTCGGGGTGGGGCTGGGGCAGAGCCGGCAGAAGTACAGCTGGATTCCGGAGGCCCACAACGACTTCATCTTCGCCATCATCGGCGAGGAACTCGGCCTGATCGGCACCCTCGTCGTCCTGGTCCTGTTCGGTATCCTGGGTACCGCCATTTACCGCGTCGTCGTGGCGCAGAAGGACATGTTCCACCGGGTCCTTGCCGGGACCATCATGGTCTGGCTGCTCGGCCAGGCCACCGTCAACATGGCGGTCGTCACCGGCCTGGCTCCCGTGGTGGGCATCCCGTTGCCGTTCATTTCCTACGGCGGCTCGGCCCTCCTGATGTCGCTCTGCGCCATCGGCGTAGTCTTGTCTCTGGCCCGGGCGCAGATGGCGCCCGGCATGCAGCCCAAGGGGATGTTCCGGTTCGGCCCGGCCGGCCTCGCCAGATCCCTTCGAAAAAGAGCCGCTGCCCGGGCCGCCCGGAACGCGGACACCGCACCATCCAGCCCCGCCCCGCAGCATGGGGCACCGAAGACCGCGGCGCCGTCCTATCCCGCGCCGGCCAATCCTGCGCTGACGAATCCTGCGCCGAAGAATCCGGCAGCCAGGAATCCGGCCCGGAACCCAGCACCCAAGAACCCAGCACGAAAGCGGAAATAA
- the murG gene encoding undecaprenyldiphospho-muramoylpentapeptide beta-N-acetylglucosaminyltransferase: MSTESPLSVVLAGGGTAGHISPLLAIAHAIREARPGARLLAVGTPNGMEARLVPAAGVDLATISRVPFPRKPSLDLLRLPGRLAGAVKQAGVILDEARADVLVGVGGYVCTPMYLAARRRNIPIVVHEANTRPGLANRVGARLGARVAVAFAGTRLPGALHVGMPMRREVSGLDRAAARAAARTALGLDPRQPTLIVTGGSSGAQSINRTIAASVSALAEAGIQTLHLTGRDKSVHDADGKPLAAPGYRQVEYVDGMESVYAAADLLLARAGAATVCEVAAVGVPAVFVPLPIGNGEQALNAAGLVDAGGALIVADNAFTPEWVRRNIIPLLLDGGRLSGMATSAGELGIRDADRRMADLVLEAAASSKAASSKQHSRKR, from the coding sequence ATGAGTACCGAGTCGCCCTTGTCCGTCGTCCTCGCCGGCGGCGGAACAGCCGGGCACATCAGCCCGCTCCTCGCCATCGCGCACGCGATCCGGGAAGCCCGTCCCGGCGCCCGGCTCCTCGCCGTCGGCACCCCCAACGGGATGGAGGCCCGGCTGGTACCGGCCGCAGGGGTGGATCTCGCCACCATCAGTCGGGTCCCTTTTCCCCGCAAACCGTCGCTTGACCTGCTCCGGCTACCCGGCCGGCTCGCCGGTGCCGTGAAGCAGGCCGGGGTGATCCTCGACGAGGCCCGAGCCGATGTGCTCGTGGGCGTCGGCGGATACGTCTGCACGCCCATGTACCTCGCCGCCCGGCGACGGAACATTCCGATCGTTGTCCATGAAGCCAATACCCGGCCGGGACTCGCGAACCGCGTGGGGGCGCGGCTTGGCGCACGAGTCGCCGTCGCCTTCGCCGGCACCAGGCTCCCCGGAGCCCTCCACGTCGGCATGCCCATGCGCCGGGAGGTCTCCGGCCTGGACCGTGCGGCGGCCAGGGCGGCTGCCCGGACCGCGCTCGGCCTCGATCCGCGGCAGCCCACGCTCATCGTCACCGGCGGCTCCTCGGGAGCCCAGAGCATCAACCGGACCATCGCGGCTTCCGTCAGTGCCCTCGCCGAAGCCGGGATCCAGACCCTGCACCTCACCGGGCGGGACAAGTCAGTCCACGATGCCGACGGCAAGCCGCTCGCGGCACCCGGGTACCGGCAGGTGGAATACGTGGACGGGATGGAATCGGTCTACGCCGCCGCCGATCTGCTGCTGGCCCGCGCCGGAGCTGCGACTGTCTGTGAGGTGGCCGCCGTCGGCGTGCCCGCGGTGTTCGTGCCGCTCCCGATCGGCAACGGCGAGCAGGCCCTCAATGCCGCCGGACTGGTGGACGCCGGCGGCGCCCTGATCGTGGCGGACAACGCGTTCACCCCGGAGTGGGTGCGCCGGAACATCATCCCGCTGCTCCTGGACGGCGGGCGGCTTTCCGGGATGGCAACCAGCGCCGGGGAGCTCGGCATTCGCGACGCAGACCGGCGGATGGCCGATCTCGTCCTCGAAGCGGCAGCGTCGTCGAAGGCAGCCTCTTCGAAACAGCACAGCAGGAAGCGGTAA
- a CDS encoding FtsQ-type POTRA domain-containing protein, with protein sequence MASTRRPTYKAGVRRSDPDRPGGMPADVISASKAEPAPGSRAVASGAPDKQQDNILSFPEPKAKRRKRIVLSTLGVLAALVAAIVLAAVYTPVLALRTVTVEGTKLLSAEQVQAALAPLEGKPLPQISDADVTALLQPLVQIKAVTTQARPPATLAVRITERVPVAKLKQGNGLQLVDAEGIPLSATTEDASVALPVIDAGEGVLAPELFHAITGVLGALPADVLAKLSDASAKSADAVELKLVDGQTIIWGNAGEKELKARVLAALLKVPADPKNPVRIYDVSVPRHPVTR encoded by the coding sequence GTGGCTAGCACCCGCCGCCCCACGTACAAGGCCGGCGTCCGCCGGTCAGATCCGGACCGTCCGGGCGGAATGCCGGCGGACGTCATTTCGGCGTCGAAGGCCGAACCCGCGCCGGGCAGCCGTGCCGTTGCCTCCGGTGCTCCTGACAAGCAGCAGGACAACATTCTGTCCTTCCCGGAGCCCAAGGCCAAGCGGCGGAAAAGGATCGTCCTGAGCACCCTCGGAGTTCTGGCGGCGCTCGTCGCGGCGATCGTTCTGGCGGCCGTCTACACTCCGGTGCTGGCGTTGCGGACCGTCACCGTGGAGGGCACAAAGCTACTCAGCGCGGAACAGGTGCAGGCGGCACTGGCGCCGCTGGAGGGGAAGCCGCTGCCACAGATCAGCGACGCGGACGTCACGGCCCTGCTCCAGCCGCTTGTCCAGATCAAGGCGGTGACCACCCAAGCGCGCCCGCCCGCCACGCTGGCGGTCCGCATCACCGAGCGCGTCCCGGTGGCCAAGCTCAAGCAGGGGAACGGCCTGCAACTGGTGGACGCCGAGGGCATCCCGCTCAGTGCCACCACGGAGGACGCTTCGGTGGCGCTTCCCGTCATTGACGCCGGCGAGGGCGTCCTGGCTCCGGAGCTGTTCCACGCCATTACGGGGGTGCTGGGCGCTCTTCCGGCAGACGTGCTCGCCAAGCTTTCCGACGCGTCAGCAAAGTCCGCGGACGCCGTCGAACTTAAACTTGTTGACGGGCAGACTATCATCTGGGGAAACGCGGGGGAGAAGGAACTCAAGGCACGGGTCCTGGCCGCCCTCCTTAAGGTTCCCGCCGACCCGAAAAACCCGGTGCGGATCTACGATGTCAGCGTGCCCCGGCACCCTGTCACCCGCTAG
- the ftsZ gene encoding cell division protein FtsZ — MAAPQNYLAVIKVVGIGGGGVNAVNRMIEVGLRGVEFIAINTDAQALLMSDADVKLDVGRELTRGLGAGANPEVGKQAAEDHADEIEEVIRGADMVFVTAGEGGGTGTGGAPVVARIARSLGALTIGVVTRPFTFEGRRRAGSAEAGIDALRDEVDTLIVIPNDRLLSISDRNVSVLDAFRSADQVLLSGVQGITDLITTPGLINLDFADVKSVMQGAGSALMGIGSARGEDRAVKAAELAIASPLLEASIDGAHGVLLSIQGGSDLGLFEINEAARLVQEVAHPEANIIFGAVIDDALGDEARVTVIAAGFDDVKATSPSMDQSLPQTAPQRPAAPAPAPAQAPASAHVQPLHATVGASGLGGWGQQRPSAVPADSGFDVDLPSVVEPDLSGRHSDDLDVPDFLK; from the coding sequence GTGGCAGCTCCGCAGAATTACTTGGCCGTCATCAAGGTCGTCGGCATCGGCGGCGGTGGCGTGAACGCAGTCAACCGCATGATCGAAGTCGGCCTCCGCGGCGTCGAGTTCATCGCCATCAACACCGATGCCCAGGCATTGCTGATGAGCGATGCCGACGTCAAGCTCGACGTCGGCCGCGAGCTGACCCGCGGGCTGGGTGCCGGGGCGAACCCTGAGGTCGGCAAGCAGGCTGCCGAGGACCACGCCGACGAGATCGAAGAGGTCATCCGCGGCGCAGACATGGTCTTCGTGACCGCCGGCGAGGGCGGCGGCACCGGAACCGGCGGCGCACCCGTCGTGGCGCGCATCGCCCGCTCGCTCGGCGCGCTGACCATCGGCGTCGTCACCCGGCCCTTCACCTTCGAAGGCCGCCGCCGCGCCGGCTCCGCCGAGGCCGGCATCGACGCCCTCCGCGACGAAGTCGACACCCTGATCGTCATCCCGAATGACCGCCTGCTCTCCATCAGCGACCGCAACGTCTCCGTCCTTGACGCGTTCCGTTCCGCCGACCAGGTCCTGCTGTCCGGTGTCCAGGGCATCACCGACCTGATCACCACCCCTGGCCTGATCAACCTCGACTTTGCCGACGTCAAGTCGGTCATGCAGGGTGCCGGTTCGGCACTGATGGGCATCGGCTCGGCACGCGGCGAAGACCGTGCCGTCAAGGCCGCGGAGCTCGCCATCGCCTCGCCCCTGCTCGAAGCCTCCATCGACGGCGCACACGGCGTCCTGCTGTCCATCCAGGGCGGCTCGGACCTCGGCCTGTTCGAGATTAACGAAGCGGCCCGCCTGGTCCAGGAGGTAGCCCACCCGGAGGCCAACATCATCTTCGGCGCCGTCATCGACGACGCCCTCGGTGACGAAGCCCGCGTCACGGTCATCGCAGCCGGCTTCGACGACGTCAAGGCCACCTCGCCGTCCATGGACCAGTCACTGCCGCAGACCGCGCCGCAGCGCCCGGCAGCCCCGGCCCCGGCGCCCGCGCAGGCACCCGCCTCGGCCCACGTCCAGCCGCTGCACGCAACGGTCGGAGCGTCCGGCCTCGGCGGCTGGGGCCAGCAGCGCCCGTCCGCGGTGCCGGCGGACTCCGGATTCGACGTCGACCTGCCCTCCGTTGTGGAACCGGATCTGTCCGGCCGCCACTCGGATGACCTGGATGTCCCCGACTTCCTGAAGTAA
- a CDS encoding polyphenol oxidase family protein — protein MFSWRAEVRPGVWVAFSNAAAGNLALHVGDDPADVRRRRRELERAAGLGARGFQYMNQAHGSEVATIDPAPAIPVPTADAMVSRGAALAVMVADCVPVVLVGSAAGGEPVLGVVHAGRPGVASGVVSAAVARMRELGADEISAWIGPSVCGRCYEVPADMRAEVGTIVPGTWCETSRGTPGLDLPAGVRHQLEAAGVAVEYSGGCTLEDDELFSYRRDPHTGRFAGLVWTGSGDRTEFADRTEFADKTVAGIDD, from the coding sequence GTGTTTTCGTGGCGGGCGGAAGTCCGGCCTGGCGTGTGGGTTGCTTTCAGCAACGCCGCCGCCGGCAATCTGGCACTTCATGTCGGCGACGATCCGGCGGACGTCCGGCGCCGCCGGCGCGAACTTGAACGGGCCGCGGGCCTGGGCGCCCGTGGTTTCCAGTACATGAACCAGGCTCATGGCAGCGAGGTCGCCACCATCGATCCCGCTCCAGCCATTCCTGTCCCGACGGCGGATGCCATGGTGTCCCGCGGCGCCGCCCTGGCCGTGATGGTCGCGGATTGCGTCCCCGTGGTCCTGGTGGGCAGCGCCGCCGGGGGAGAGCCGGTGCTCGGCGTCGTGCACGCCGGCCGGCCCGGCGTCGCCTCCGGAGTGGTTTCCGCCGCGGTGGCCCGGATGCGGGAGCTCGGAGCCGACGAGATCAGCGCGTGGATCGGGCCCTCCGTCTGCGGCCGGTGCTACGAGGTTCCGGCCGACATGCGGGCTGAGGTTGGGACGATCGTCCCCGGGACCTGGTGCGAGACCTCCCGCGGGACGCCCGGACTGGACCTGCCGGCCGGAGTCCGCCACCAGCTGGAAGCAGCCGGCGTGGCCGTCGAGTACTCCGGCGGCTGCACCCTCGAAGACGACGAACTGTTCTCCTACCGCCGCGACCCCCACACCGGACGGTTCGCCGGCCTGGTCTGGACCGGTTCCGGGGACAGGACTGAGTTCGCTGACAGGACTGAGTTCGCTGACAAGACGGTGGCGGGCATCGATGACTGA
- a CDS encoding YggS family pyridoxal phosphate-dependent enzyme, whose translation MTEQSDPRLAQLRERLAAVRQRIDGAVAAAGRQDAAPQLIVVTKFHPAEDVRRLASLGITDVGENRDQEAADKAAGLGDLGLRWHFIGQLQSNKAKSVVKYASAVHSVDRPQLAGALAKAMAAEHERTGRGPLDCYIQVSLDDDADGHRGGALPADVPVLAERLAGADGLRLAGVMAVAPLGADPVRAFEKLARISARLTDVYPDATGISAGMSQDLEAAIRSGATHLRIGSDILGPRPALR comes from the coding sequence ATGACTGAGCAGTCCGATCCCCGGCTGGCGCAGCTCCGGGAGCGCCTCGCCGCCGTCCGGCAACGGATCGACGGCGCCGTCGCGGCTGCCGGGAGGCAGGACGCGGCGCCGCAGCTAATAGTCGTCACCAAGTTCCACCCCGCCGAGGACGTTCGGCGGCTTGCGTCACTGGGCATCACCGACGTCGGCGAAAACCGGGACCAGGAAGCCGCGGACAAGGCGGCCGGACTCGGCGACCTTGGACTCCGCTGGCACTTCATCGGACAGCTCCAAAGCAACAAGGCCAAGTCCGTCGTGAAGTACGCCTCCGCCGTGCACTCCGTTGACAGGCCCCAGCTCGCCGGGGCCCTGGCGAAAGCCATGGCCGCCGAACACGAGCGCACCGGACGCGGGCCGCTTGACTGCTACATCCAGGTCAGCCTCGACGACGACGCCGACGGGCACCGGGGCGGCGCGCTCCCTGCGGACGTCCCCGTGCTGGCGGAGCGGCTGGCAGGCGCCGACGGGCTTCGGCTCGCAGGCGTCATGGCGGTAGCCCCGCTCGGCGCGGATCCGGTCCGCGCGTTCGAGAAGCTTGCACGAATCTCGGCCCGGCTGACGGACGTGTATCCGGACGCTACCGGCATTTCCGCGGGCATGAGCCAGGACCTCGAAGCGGCCATCCGATCCGGTGCGACACACCTTCGCATTGGCTCCGATATTCTCGGTCCGCGTCCGGCGTTGCGGTAG
- a CDS encoding cell division protein SepF encodes MAGALRKTMIYLGLADGEEHYESEHPKPHKDEDDSMEHDREERRAPAPVREVPREEPHAAEEEYRAPVTPIKRAASSREEHTGLRQITTIHPRSYNDAKLIGESFRDGIPVIMNVTDMGEADAKRLVDFSAGLVFGLRGSIERVTNKVFLLSPSYVEVIGDDKKISETQASFFNQS; translated from the coding sequence ATGGCTGGCGCTCTGCGCAAGACAATGATCTATCTTGGGCTCGCCGATGGCGAGGAACACTACGAGTCTGAGCACCCCAAACCGCACAAGGACGAGGACGATTCCATGGAGCACGACCGCGAGGAGCGCCGTGCGCCGGCGCCTGTCCGCGAGGTCCCCAGGGAAGAGCCCCACGCCGCTGAAGAGGAATATCGCGCACCTGTGACACCCATTAAGCGAGCGGCCTCGAGCCGCGAAGAACACACCGGACTGCGGCAGATCACCACGATCCACCCGCGCTCCTACAACGATGCCAAGCTCATCGGTGAAAGCTTCCGCGACGGCATCCCCGTCATCATGAACGTCACAGACATGGGAGAAGCGGACGCCAAGCGGCTCGTCGACTTCTCCGCAGGACTGGTTTTCGGCTTGCGGGGCAGCATCGAACGCGTCACGAACAAGGTGTTCCTGCTGTCGCCGTCGTACGTTGAAGTCATCGGCGATGACAAGAAGATCAGCGAGACCCAGGCCAGCTTCTTCAACCAGAGCTAG
- a CDS encoding YggT family protein encodes MGIVFGLVYLALLFFFVALIVRLVFDWVQMFARSWRPRGVALVAAHAVYSITDRPLKLLRRLIPPLRLGGISLDLGFLLLFIAVSVAMAVAKSLVYAQPITA; translated from the coding sequence ATGGGAATCGTTTTCGGACTTGTCTATCTCGCGCTGCTGTTCTTCTTCGTGGCCCTGATTGTCCGGCTGGTTTTTGACTGGGTCCAGATGTTCGCGCGGAGCTGGCGGCCGCGCGGAGTGGCCCTGGTGGCCGCGCACGCTGTGTATTCCATCACAGACAGGCCCCTCAAACTGCTCCGGCGCCTCATCCCGCCGCTGCGGCTGGGTGGAATCTCCCTGGACCTCGGCTTCCTGCTGCTGTTCATTGCCGTGTCGGTGGCCATGGCTGTCGCCAAGAGCCTCGTCTACGCCCAGCCCATAACCGCCTAA